Proteins from a genomic interval of Salvelinus sp. IW2-2015 linkage group LG14, ASM291031v2, whole genome shotgun sequence:
- the LOC111973186 gene encoding serine/arginine repetitive matrix protein 2 isoform X1, with amino-acid sequence MPAPKRHKSFQDPQAKRRMVEQNEVAMPSNKTTPASASSSNPQREAPLRRRNKKKPPAELKEGNKPAGSSLHSSKTKSTQKARTKTKFNPPVKNAKLLKATSASSKNPNSKGTLKRPAKIFKTASTESDEELIRTHKPHCIRKYSNGDRGKRKGSQSNLNEEVLLSDPVQRDHNYGIPSASCGSHSEIEENKRKRVRESTGGPETQRDVKMETQISSEPLPEQSGQMKRSSETHKVQDNSITTPTDEFSESVNTKPDTKMSPPASPEKASDPIHKQVNQNNSITTPXDEXSESFETKTDTQMYPSASPEKASDPXHKQVNQNNSITTPTDEVSESFETKTDTQMYPAASPEKASDPIHKQVNQNNSITTPTDEVSESFETKTDTQMYPSASPEKASDPIHKQVNQNNSMTTPTDELSESFETKPDTKMSPPASPEKASDPIHKQVNQNNSMTTPTDELSESFETKPDTKMSPPASSEKASDHIHKHQSSEKHEEQNDSVTIPTYQVSESVEXKIDAYKKSADSIPELLKQSTETQDMQANSMTTHTDKVNEHLQTKVGAKILSPPAIGLVAYSSSSDSECESEGNDRTGVTESIDVKMKTQASSEKASDPVPEQVKESSETRQMQEDSMTTPTYEVAEDSMTSPTYEVTEDSMTSPTYEVTEDSMTTPSESVDTKLDANIKPPSIEVYSEEASDPVPEQVNPEQVNQLYIEIEKVQEDSMTTQTDEVIERLDGTLDAEIMSLPPLEASSEETHTFEVSESVETKCSELAPEHVTQSTETQEMQGDSAPAHADQVSESVDTKLDIEVNSPPPVELSSEETSDIVSVSEQVLQSSETQEVQEDSMTTPTDELRESLGTKSGAKLNSPPLEVLFSALKESSLXKHPLSHTMRSNVKEFLEEEDSLKKDCGFGLTESIECTLDLETPIIVEDMEIGHCVVEVVGENGDEVDSDLEIIDNSERPEKTLELTKGSEDECSVDKSEDGIEKKSTSSSNQDSTNCGKKEATKKTQGSLEKPKKQQMNPQARTKARLAALAEQKAAASKKASRQLNLLALCEEIADDIATDTMLIKTKEEEEQVVTVKAEPSKEPECTPPVTQAETVPLPPTPAGPEEPSPAVEPSAEXPAPAKPPAPEPPQRRFFISQVTVPLKIHEKKKLTRFQRLRQVELQREKNMSWTMVKKLKSDQANQKMFPETEAKPVPPLLSTPAVAAPIPVTATPPPPSASPAAPTVAALSPTSPEVTPKVEPPKVEPPKGPTLRKRTLPAVPPPMPNGLKAQKAKPVAEYKPYKARPKYSFDDFQLDDEPKPTVQKAAVRPTATTIQRTAVQRAAVRPTPTTIQRAAVKPTAVQRAAVRPTPTTIQRAAGRTTPTTIQRAAVTPTPEAENGKHEDSKPTVQKPENRGQKTVGPTALKTVGPTAPKTGHITQKTVGPTAQNTVPTVQKAVEIPTPMSTNGKHEDSKLTVQNAVVPTVQKADMPRPSVQKAVVVPISSPKNEQKAEAPPTAKTGKDEDSIAPVFSPPSEEPPRDSVDKEQCEEKPAVTEIKSASPEVKTEDKTTTENASDSGVVQSAGNGSPLSDERLQKEIKKLKETDKDVNQAIIDAGQKHFGPVTCSVCGMLYSAANPEDESQHLLFHNQFTSAVRYVGWKKERILGEYPDGKIILVLPDDPKYALKKVEEIREMVDNDLGFQQVETKCPSQTKTFLFISNDKKVAGCLIAEHIQEGYRVIEEAVPEGSEGEKVMFERQRAWCCSTNPEPALCGISRIWVFSMMRRRGIASRMIECLRNNFIYGSYLSKEEIAFSDPTPDGKLFATHYCGTSQFLVYNFVSGTRSDQPSPNLV; translated from the exons ATGCCTGCCCCTAAAAGACACAAGTCTTTTCAGGATCCTCAAGCGAAGAGAAGAATGGTGGAGCAGAATGAAGTTGCCATGCCKTCCAACAAAACGACACCAGCCTCTGCATCGTCAAGCAACCCCCAAAGAGAAGCACCTTTGCGAAGAAGGAATAAGAAAAAGCCCCCTGCAGAACTAAAAGAGGGAAATAAACCTGCAGGGTCCAGCCTCCATTCCTCCAAGACAAAATCCACCCAAAAGGCCAGGACTAAGACCAAGTTCAATCCACCTGTAAAGAACGCCAAGCTGCTGAAAGCCACAAGTGCCTCCTCAAAGAATCCCAACTCTAAAGGAACCCTAAAAAGACCAGCCAAGATCTTCAAAACTGCTTCCACAGAGTCTGATGAGGAGCTTATCAGAACTCATAAACCCCATTGCATCAGAAAATACTCTAATGGGGATAGAGGTAAGCGTAAAGGGTCACAGTCTAACCTGAATGAAGAAGTATTGCTCTCAGACCCTGTGCAGAGGGATCACAATTATGGTATACCCTCTGCGTCTTGTGGTAGTCATTCTGAAATTGAGGAAAATAAAAGGAAAAGAGTCAGAGAGTCCACCGGAGGCCCAGAGACCCAGAGAGATGTGAAGATGGAAACTCAAATATCTTCAGAACCCTTACCTGAACAATCTGGACAGATGAAGCGGAGCAGTGAGACACATAAGGTGCAGGATAATTCCattaccaccccaacagatgaaTTTAGTGAGAGTGTCAACACCAAGCCTGACACAAAAATGTCTCCTCCAGCATCCCCTGAAAAAGCTTCAGACCCTATCCATAAGCAGGTGAACCAGAATAATTCSATTACCACCCCAAKAGATGAAGRTAGTGAGAGTTTTGAGACCAAGACTGACACACAAATGTATCCTTCAGCATCCCCTGAGAAAGCTTCAGACCCRARCCATAAGCAGGTGAACCAGAATAATTCCattaccaccccaacagatgaaGTTAGTGAGAGTTTTGAGACCAAGACTGACACACAAATGTATCCTGCAGCATCCCCTGAGAAAGCTTCAGACCCTATCCATAAGCAGGTGAACCAGAATAATTCCattaccaccccaacagatgaaGTTAGTGAGAGTTTTGAGACCAAGACTGACACACAAATGTATCCTTCAGCATCCCCTGAGAAAGCTTCAGACCCCATCCATAAGCAGGTGAACCAGAATAATTCCATGACTACCCCAACAGATGAACTTAGTGAGAGTTTTGAGACCAAGCCTGACACAAAAATGTCTCCTCCAGCATCCCCTGAAAAAGCTTCAGACCCCATCCATAAGCAGGTGAACCAGAATAATTCCATGACTACCCCAACAGATGAACTTAGTGAGAGTTTTGAGACCAAGCCTGACACAAAAATGTCTCCTCCAGCATCCTCTGAAAAAGCTTCAGACCACATCCATAAGCACCAGAGTAGTGAGAAACATGAGGAGCAGAACGATTCCGTGACCATCCCTACATATCAAGTTAGTGAGAGTGTAGAGKGCAAGATTGATGCATATAAGAAGTCTGCAGACTCCATACCTGAACTACTGAAACAGAGCACTGAGACACAGGATATGCAGGCAAATTCCATGACCACRCATACAGATAAAGTTAATGAACATTTACAGACTAAGGTCGGTGCAAAAATATTGTCTCCTCCAGCCATAGGCTTAGTAGCATATAGTAGCAGTAGTGATTCTGAATGTGAAAGTGAGGGAAATGACAGGACGGGAGTCACAGAGTCAATAGATGTGAAGATGAAAACTCAAGCATCTTCAGAGAAGGCTTCAGACCCTGTCCCTGAACAGGTGAAGGAGAGCAGTGAGACGAGGCAGATGCAGGAGGATTCCATGACCACCCCTACATATGAAGTTGCCGAGGATTCCATGACCTCCCCTACATATGAAGTTACCGAGGATTCCATGACCTCCCCTACATATGAAGTTACCGAGGATTCCATGACCACCCCTAGTGAGAGTGTAGACACCAAGCTTGATGCAAATATAAAGCCTCCATCTATAGAAGTATATTCAGAGGAGGCTTCAGACCCTGTCCCTGAACAGGTGAATCCTGAACAGGTGAATCAGCTATACATTGAAATAGAGAAGGTGCAGGAAGATTCCATGACCACCCAAACAGATGAAGTAATTGAACGTTTAGATGGCACGCTTGATGCAGAAATAATGTCCCTTCCACCGTTAGAAGCATCCTCTGAGGAGACCCATACATTTGAAGTTAGTGAGAGTGTAGAGACCAAGTGTTCAGAACTTGCACCTGAACATGTGACACAGAGCACTGAGACACAGGAGATGCAGGGAGATTCCGCGCCAGCCCATGCAGATCAAGTAAGTGAGAGTGTAGACACCAAGCTTGATATCGAAGTAAATTCTCCTCCACCTGTAGAACTATCCTCTGAGGAGACTTCAGACATTGTCTCTGTCTCAGAACAGGTGCTGCAGAGCAGTGAGACACAGGAAGTCCAGGAAGATTCCATGACCACCCCTACAGATGAACTTAGGGAAAGTTTAGGAACAAAGTCGGGTGCTAAATTAAATTCTCCACCCCTAGAGGTGCTTTTCAGTGCTCTAAAGGAGTCCAGTCTTTGRAAACATCCCCTGTCTCATACGATGCGCTCAAATGTCAAAGAGTTTCTGGAAGAAGaggattctttaaaaaaagactGTGGCTTTGGTTTAACAGAGAGCATTGAGTGTACTTTAGACCTGGAGACCCCGATTATTGTTGAGGATATGGAGATCGGCCACTGTGTTGTGGAGGTGGTGGGAGAGAATGGAGATGAGGTGGATAGTGATCTGGAAATCATAGACAACTCTGAGAGGCCAGAGAAGACACTTGAGCTAACCAAAGGGTCTGAAGATGAGTGCAGTGTGGATAAAAGTGAAGATGGTATTGAAAAGAAAAGCACAAGTTCCTCTAACCAAGACAGCACAAATTGTGGGAAGAAGGAAGCTACTAAAAAAACACAGGGTAGCCTGGAAAAACCCAAGAAACAGCAGATGAACCCTCAGGCCCGGACCAAAGCCCGACTAGCAGCGCTAGCTGAGCAAAAGGCAGCTGCCTCTAAAAAAGCGAGCAGGCAGCTCAACCTCCTGGCCCTATGTGAAGAAATAGCAGATGATATCGCCACTGACACAATGTTAATAAAgacgaaggaggaggaggagcaggttgTAACAGTTAAGGCTGAACCCAGCAAGGAGCCAGAATGCACACCGCCTGTCACACAGGCTGAGACTGTTCCTYTACCTCCAACTCCTGCCGGGCCCGAGGAACCCTCTCCAGCAGTAGAACCCTCCGCTGAGGWGCCTGCTCCAGCCAAGCCCCCAGCTCCAGAGCCACCTCAGAGGCGTTTCTTCATCAGCCAAGTGACGGTACCCCTCAAAATCCACGAGAAGAAGAAGCTTACCAGGTTCCAGAGGCTGCGGCAGGTGGAGCTGCAGCGGGAGAAGAATATGTCCTGGACCATGGTGAAGAAGCTCAAGTCCGATCAGGCCAATCAGAAGATGTTTCCGGAGACAGAGGCTAAACCTGTCCCCCCATTACTGTCCACTCCAGCAGTAGCAGCACCCATCCCAGTGACCgcaacacccccacccccctcagcCAGCCCAGCAGCACCCACAGTAGCTGCACTCTCCCCAACCAGTCCAGAAGTAACCCCAAAAGTTGAGCCCCCAAAAGTTGAGCCCCCAAAA GGACCCACCCTTAGAAAGAGGACGCTTCCAGCAGTACCCCCACCGATGCCCAACGGACTGAAAGCTCAGAAGGCCAAGCCTGTGGCGGAGTATAAGCCTTACAAAGCCAGGCCCAAGTACTCTTTTGATGACTTTCAACTGGATGACGAGCCGAAACCCACAGTGCAGAAGGCAGCAGTGAGACCTACAGCTACCACTATTCAGAGGACAGCCGTTCAGAGGGCAGCAGTGAGACCAACACCTACTACCATTCAGAGGGCAGCAGTTAAACCTACAGCCGTTCAGAGGGCAGCAGTGAGACCAACACCTACTACCATTCAGAGGGCAGCAGGGAGAACTACACCTACCACCATTCAGAGGGCAGCAGTGACACCTACACCAGAAGCCGAAAACGGCAAACATGAA GACTCAAAACCTACCGTGCAGAAGCCAGAAAACAGGGGTCAGAAAACAGTAGGACCTACCGCCCTGAAAACAGTAGGACCTACCGCGCCGAAAACAGGACATATCACACAGAAAACAGTAGGACCTACCGCGCAGAATACAGTACCAACTGTACAGAAGGCCGTAGAGATACCAACCCCTATGTCCACAAATGGTAAACATGAG GACTCCAAACTTACTGTACAGAATGCAGTAGTACCTACCGTACAGAAGGCAGACATGCCTAGACCCAGTGTACAGAAGGCAGTGGTGGTACCTATATCTTCCCCCAAAAATGAGCAGAAAGCAGAAGCACCACCTACGGCCAAAACTGGCAAAGATGAG GATTCCATAGCACCAGtgttctcccctccctctgaagAGCCCCCAAGAGATTCTGTTGACAAAGAGCAGTGTGAAGAAAAGCCTGCGG TTACTGAGATTAAATCCGCATCCCCAGAGGTCAAGACAGAGGACAAGACAACAACAGAGAATGCCTCTGACTC TGGGGTCGTTCAATCAGCAGGTAATGGCAGTCCCCTCTCTGACGAACGTCTGCAGAAAGAAATCAAGAAACTAAAGGAGACCGACAAAGACGTAAATCAAGCCATTATT GATGCAGGGCAGAAGCACTTTGGCCCAGTAacctgcagtgtgtgtgggaTGCTGTACTCCGCTGCCAACCCAGAGGATGAATCCCAGCATTTGCTCTTCCACAACCAGTTCACCAGCGCTGTCAGATATGTG gggtggaagaaggagaggatttTGGGGGAGTACCCCGATGGCAAGATCATCCTTGTCCTTCCAGATGACCCCAAATATGCACTGAAGAAG GTTGAGGAGATTAGAGAGATGGTGGACAATGACCTGGGCTTCCAGCAGGTTGAGACCAAGTGTCCCTCCCAGACTAAAACCTTCCTGTTTATCTCCAATGACAAGAAGGTAGCTGGGTGCCTTATCGCTGAGCACATTCAGGAG GGRTACAGGGTCATCGAGGAGGCGGTGCCCGAGGGCTCGGAGGGAGAGAAGGTGATGTTTGAGCGTCAGAGAGCCTGGTGCTGTTCCACCAACCCAGAGCCAGCCCTCTGTGGCATCAGCCGCatctgggtcttcagcatgatgAGACGGAGGGGCATCGCCTCACGCATGATCGAGTGTCTCAG GAACAACTTCATCTACGGCTCCTACTTGAGCAAGGAGGAGATCGCTTTCTCCGACCCCACGCCCGACGGAAAGCTCTTTGCTACACACTACTGTGGCACCTCGCAGTTCCTGGTTTATAACTTTGTCAGTGGAACTCGTTCAGACCAACCAAGCCCTAATTTGGTGTAA
- the LOC111973186 gene encoding enolase-phosphatase E1 isoform X2, whose translation MPAPKRHKSFQDPQAKRRMVEQNEVAMPSNKTTPASASSSNPQREAPLRRRNKKKPPAELKEGNKPAGSSLHSSKTKSTQKARTKTKFNPPVKNAKLLKATSASSKNPNSKGTLKRPAKIFKTASTESDEELIRTHKPHCIRKYSNGDRGKRKGSQSNLNEEVLLSDPVQRDHNYGIPSASCGSHSEIEENKRKRVRESTGGPETQRDVKMETQISSEPLPEQSGQMKRSSETHKVQDNSITTPTDEFSESVNTKPDTKMSPPASPEKASDPIHKQVNQNNSITTPXDEXSESFETKTDTQMYPSASPEKASDPXHKQVNQNNSITTPTDEVSESFETKTDTQMYPAASPEKASDPIHKQVNQNNSITTPTDEVSESFETKTDTQMYPSASPEKASDPIHKQVNQNNSMTTPTDELSESFETKPDTKMSPPASPEKASDPIHKQVNQNNSMTTPTDELSESFETKPDTKMSPPASSEKASDHIHKHQSSEKHEEQNDSVTIPTYQVSESVEXKIDAYKKSADSIPELLKQSTETQDMQANSMTTHTDKVNEHLQTKVGAKILSPPAIGLVAYSSSSDSECESEGNDRTGVTESIDVKMKTQASSEKASDPVPEQVKESSETRQMQEDSMTTPTYEVAEDSMTSPTYEVTEDSMTSPTYEVTEDSMTTPSESVDTKLDANIKPPSIEVYSEEASDPVPEQVNPEQVNQLYIEIEKVQEDSMTTQTDEVIERLDGTLDAEIMSLPPLEASSEETHTFEVSESVETKCSELAPEHVTQSTETQEMQGDSAPAHADQVSESVDTKLDIEVNSPPPVELSSEETSDIVSVSEQVLQSSETQEVQEDSMTTPTDELRESLGTKSGAKLNSPPLEVLFSALKESSLXKHPLSHTMRSNVKEFLEEEDSLKKDCGFGLTESIECTLDLETPIIVEDMEIGHCVVEVVGENGDEVDSDLEIIDNSERPEKTLELTKGSEDECSVDKSEDGIEKKSTSSSNQDSTNCGKKEATKKTQGSLEKPKKQQMNPQARTKARLAALAEQKAAASKKASRQLNLLALCEEIADDIATDTMLIKTKEEEEQVVTVKAEPSKEPECTPPVTQAETVPLPPTPAGPEEPSPAVEPSAEXPAPAKPPAPEPPQRRFFISQVTVPLKIHEKKKLTRFQRLRQVELQREKNMSWTMVKKLKSDQANQKMFPETEAKPVPPLLSTPAVAAPIPVTATPPPPSASPAAPTVAALSPTSPEVTPKVEPPKVEPPKGPTLRKRTLPAVPPPMPNGLKAQKAKPVAEYKPYKARPKYSFDDFQLDDEPKPTVQKAAVRPTATTIQRTAVQRAAVRPTPTTIQRAAVKPTAVQRAAVRPTPTTIQRAAGRTTPTTIQRAAVTPTPEAENGKHEDSKPTVQKPENRGQKTVGPTALKTVGPTAPKTGHITQKTVGPTAQNTVPTVQKAVEIPTPMSTNGKHEDSKLTVQNAVVPTVQKADMPRPSVQKAVVVPISSPKNEQKAEAPPTAKTGKDEDSIAPVFSPPSEEPPRDSVDKEQCEEKPAVTEIKSASPEVKTEDKTTTENASDSGVVQSAGNGSPLSDERLQKEIKKLKETDKDVNQAIIDAGQKHFGPVTCSVCGMLYSAANPEDESQHLLFHNQFTSAVRYVGWKKERILGEYPDGKIILVLPDDPKYALKKVEEIREMVDNDLGFQQVETKCPSQTKTFLFISNDKKVAGCLIAEHIQEGYRVIEEAVPEGSEGEKVMFERQRAWCCSTNPEPALCGISRIWVFSMMRRRGIASRMIECLRTASIRQVMDYKVP comes from the exons ATGCCTGCCCCTAAAAGACACAAGTCTTTTCAGGATCCTCAAGCGAAGAGAAGAATGGTGGAGCAGAATGAAGTTGCCATGCCKTCCAACAAAACGACACCAGCCTCTGCATCGTCAAGCAACCCCCAAAGAGAAGCACCTTTGCGAAGAAGGAATAAGAAAAAGCCCCCTGCAGAACTAAAAGAGGGAAATAAACCTGCAGGGTCCAGCCTCCATTCCTCCAAGACAAAATCCACCCAAAAGGCCAGGACTAAGACCAAGTTCAATCCACCTGTAAAGAACGCCAAGCTGCTGAAAGCCACAAGTGCCTCCTCAAAGAATCCCAACTCTAAAGGAACCCTAAAAAGACCAGCCAAGATCTTCAAAACTGCTTCCACAGAGTCTGATGAGGAGCTTATCAGAACTCATAAACCCCATTGCATCAGAAAATACTCTAATGGGGATAGAGGTAAGCGTAAAGGGTCACAGTCTAACCTGAATGAAGAAGTATTGCTCTCAGACCCTGTGCAGAGGGATCACAATTATGGTATACCCTCTGCGTCTTGTGGTAGTCATTCTGAAATTGAGGAAAATAAAAGGAAAAGAGTCAGAGAGTCCACCGGAGGCCCAGAGACCCAGAGAGATGTGAAGATGGAAACTCAAATATCTTCAGAACCCTTACCTGAACAATCTGGACAGATGAAGCGGAGCAGTGAGACACATAAGGTGCAGGATAATTCCattaccaccccaacagatgaaTTTAGTGAGAGTGTCAACACCAAGCCTGACACAAAAATGTCTCCTCCAGCATCCCCTGAAAAAGCTTCAGACCCTATCCATAAGCAGGTGAACCAGAATAATTCSATTACCACCCCAAKAGATGAAGRTAGTGAGAGTTTTGAGACCAAGACTGACACACAAATGTATCCTTCAGCATCCCCTGAGAAAGCTTCAGACCCRARCCATAAGCAGGTGAACCAGAATAATTCCattaccaccccaacagatgaaGTTAGTGAGAGTTTTGAGACCAAGACTGACACACAAATGTATCCTGCAGCATCCCCTGAGAAAGCTTCAGACCCTATCCATAAGCAGGTGAACCAGAATAATTCCattaccaccccaacagatgaaGTTAGTGAGAGTTTTGAGACCAAGACTGACACACAAATGTATCCTTCAGCATCCCCTGAGAAAGCTTCAGACCCCATCCATAAGCAGGTGAACCAGAATAATTCCATGACTACCCCAACAGATGAACTTAGTGAGAGTTTTGAGACCAAGCCTGACACAAAAATGTCTCCTCCAGCATCCCCTGAAAAAGCTTCAGACCCCATCCATAAGCAGGTGAACCAGAATAATTCCATGACTACCCCAACAGATGAACTTAGTGAGAGTTTTGAGACCAAGCCTGACACAAAAATGTCTCCTCCAGCATCCTCTGAAAAAGCTTCAGACCACATCCATAAGCACCAGAGTAGTGAGAAACATGAGGAGCAGAACGATTCCGTGACCATCCCTACATATCAAGTTAGTGAGAGTGTAGAGKGCAAGATTGATGCATATAAGAAGTCTGCAGACTCCATACCTGAACTACTGAAACAGAGCACTGAGACACAGGATATGCAGGCAAATTCCATGACCACRCATACAGATAAAGTTAATGAACATTTACAGACTAAGGTCGGTGCAAAAATATTGTCTCCTCCAGCCATAGGCTTAGTAGCATATAGTAGCAGTAGTGATTCTGAATGTGAAAGTGAGGGAAATGACAGGACGGGAGTCACAGAGTCAATAGATGTGAAGATGAAAACTCAAGCATCTTCAGAGAAGGCTTCAGACCCTGTCCCTGAACAGGTGAAGGAGAGCAGTGAGACGAGGCAGATGCAGGAGGATTCCATGACCACCCCTACATATGAAGTTGCCGAGGATTCCATGACCTCCCCTACATATGAAGTTACCGAGGATTCCATGACCTCCCCTACATATGAAGTTACCGAGGATTCCATGACCACCCCTAGTGAGAGTGTAGACACCAAGCTTGATGCAAATATAAAGCCTCCATCTATAGAAGTATATTCAGAGGAGGCTTCAGACCCTGTCCCTGAACAGGTGAATCCTGAACAGGTGAATCAGCTATACATTGAAATAGAGAAGGTGCAGGAAGATTCCATGACCACCCAAACAGATGAAGTAATTGAACGTTTAGATGGCACGCTTGATGCAGAAATAATGTCCCTTCCACCGTTAGAAGCATCCTCTGAGGAGACCCATACATTTGAAGTTAGTGAGAGTGTAGAGACCAAGTGTTCAGAACTTGCACCTGAACATGTGACACAGAGCACTGAGACACAGGAGATGCAGGGAGATTCCGCGCCAGCCCATGCAGATCAAGTAAGTGAGAGTGTAGACACCAAGCTTGATATCGAAGTAAATTCTCCTCCACCTGTAGAACTATCCTCTGAGGAGACTTCAGACATTGTCTCTGTCTCAGAACAGGTGCTGCAGAGCAGTGAGACACAGGAAGTCCAGGAAGATTCCATGACCACCCCTACAGATGAACTTAGGGAAAGTTTAGGAACAAAGTCGGGTGCTAAATTAAATTCTCCACCCCTAGAGGTGCTTTTCAGTGCTCTAAAGGAGTCCAGTCTTTGRAAACATCCCCTGTCTCATACGATGCGCTCAAATGTCAAAGAGTTTCTGGAAGAAGaggattctttaaaaaaagactGTGGCTTTGGTTTAACAGAGAGCATTGAGTGTACTTTAGACCTGGAGACCCCGATTATTGTTGAGGATATGGAGATCGGCCACTGTGTTGTGGAGGTGGTGGGAGAGAATGGAGATGAGGTGGATAGTGATCTGGAAATCATAGACAACTCTGAGAGGCCAGAGAAGACACTTGAGCTAACCAAAGGGTCTGAAGATGAGTGCAGTGTGGATAAAAGTGAAGATGGTATTGAAAAGAAAAGCACAAGTTCCTCTAACCAAGACAGCACAAATTGTGGGAAGAAGGAAGCTACTAAAAAAACACAGGGTAGCCTGGAAAAACCCAAGAAACAGCAGATGAACCCTCAGGCCCGGACCAAAGCCCGACTAGCAGCGCTAGCTGAGCAAAAGGCAGCTGCCTCTAAAAAAGCGAGCAGGCAGCTCAACCTCCTGGCCCTATGTGAAGAAATAGCAGATGATATCGCCACTGACACAATGTTAATAAAgacgaaggaggaggaggagcaggttgTAACAGTTAAGGCTGAACCCAGCAAGGAGCCAGAATGCACACCGCCTGTCACACAGGCTGAGACTGTTCCTYTACCTCCAACTCCTGCCGGGCCCGAGGAACCCTCTCCAGCAGTAGAACCCTCCGCTGAGGWGCCTGCTCCAGCCAAGCCCCCAGCTCCAGAGCCACCTCAGAGGCGTTTCTTCATCAGCCAAGTGACGGTACCCCTCAAAATCCACGAGAAGAAGAAGCTTACCAGGTTCCAGAGGCTGCGGCAGGTGGAGCTGCAGCGGGAGAAGAATATGTCCTGGACCATGGTGAAGAAGCTCAAGTCCGATCAGGCCAATCAGAAGATGTTTCCGGAGACAGAGGCTAAACCTGTCCCCCCATTACTGTCCACTCCAGCAGTAGCAGCACCCATCCCAGTGACCgcaacacccccacccccctcagcCAGCCCAGCAGCACCCACAGTAGCTGCACTCTCCCCAACCAGTCCAGAAGTAACCCCAAAAGTTGAGCCCCCAAAAGTTGAGCCCCCAAAA GGACCCACCCTTAGAAAGAGGACGCTTCCAGCAGTACCCCCACCGATGCCCAACGGACTGAAAGCTCAGAAGGCCAAGCCTGTGGCGGAGTATAAGCCTTACAAAGCCAGGCCCAAGTACTCTTTTGATGACTTTCAACTGGATGACGAGCCGAAACCCACAGTGCAGAAGGCAGCAGTGAGACCTACAGCTACCACTATTCAGAGGACAGCCGTTCAGAGGGCAGCAGTGAGACCAACACCTACTACCATTCAGAGGGCAGCAGTTAAACCTACAGCCGTTCAGAGGGCAGCAGTGAGACCAACACCTACTACCATTCAGAGGGCAGCAGGGAGAACTACACCTACCACCATTCAGAGGGCAGCAGTGACACCTACACCAGAAGCCGAAAACGGCAAACATGAA GACTCAAAACCTACCGTGCAGAAGCCAGAAAACAGGGGTCAGAAAACAGTAGGACCTACCGCCCTGAAAACAGTAGGACCTACCGCGCCGAAAACAGGACATATCACACAGAAAACAGTAGGACCTACCGCGCAGAATACAGTACCAACTGTACAGAAGGCCGTAGAGATACCAACCCCTATGTCCACAAATGGTAAACATGAG GACTCCAAACTTACTGTACAGAATGCAGTAGTACCTACCGTACAGAAGGCAGACATGCCTAGACCCAGTGTACAGAAGGCAGTGGTGGTACCTATATCTTCCCCCAAAAATGAGCAGAAAGCAGAAGCACCACCTACGGCCAAAACTGGCAAAGATGAG GATTCCATAGCACCAGtgttctcccctccctctgaagAGCCCCCAAGAGATTCTGTTGACAAAGAGCAGTGTGAAGAAAAGCCTGCGG TTACTGAGATTAAATCCGCATCCCCAGAGGTCAAGACAGAGGACAAGACAACAACAGAGAATGCCTCTGACTC TGGGGTCGTTCAATCAGCAGGTAATGGCAGTCCCCTCTCTGACGAACGTCTGCAGAAAGAAATCAAGAAACTAAAGGAGACCGACAAAGACGTAAATCAAGCCATTATT GATGCAGGGCAGAAGCACTTTGGCCCAGTAacctgcagtgtgtgtgggaTGCTGTACTCCGCTGCCAACCCAGAGGATGAATCCCAGCATTTGCTCTTCCACAACCAGTTCACCAGCGCTGTCAGATATGTG gggtggaagaaggagaggatttTGGGGGAGTACCCCGATGGCAAGATCATCCTTGTCCTTCCAGATGACCCCAAATATGCACTGAAGAAG GTTGAGGAGATTAGAGAGATGGTGGACAATGACCTGGGCTTCCAGCAGGTTGAGACCAAGTGTCCCTCCCAGACTAAAACCTTCCTGTTTATCTCCAATGACAAGAAGGTAGCTGGGTGCCTTATCGCTGAGCACATTCAGGAG GGRTACAGGGTCATCGAGGAGGCGGTGCCCGAGGGCTCGGAGGGAGAGAAGGTGATGTTTGAGCGTCAGAGAGCCTGGTGCTGTTCCACCAACCCAGAGCCAGCCCTCTGTGGCATCAGCCGCatctgggtcttcagcatgatgAGACGGAGGGGCATCGCCTCACGCATGATCGAGTGTCTCAG aacagcttcaattcgtcagGTCATGGACTACAaggttccatag